The Cloacibacterium caeni region TCATATAATTTTATTATTTCTTTTTTGTAAGCAGTATCTTTATTTTTAATGTATTTTTCACAAAGACAGTTTGTAATATCAACTTTAGCATTATTTTCCGAAAAATCTAAATATCCATGTTTTGATTTTTCAAATAATCCTTTGTAATAAATACCTTCACAATCTAAAATATTTAACTTTCTTTCAAACTTGTTTGTAAATAGATACAACATCAAAACTCCTACAACAAGGATTGAAATGACAGCTAATAATATTTTAAATATTTTTTTCATCATCAAATTACTTCGACATCAATTTATATAGTTCTATAATCGTTTCTTTATCATCAAAATGATGTCTCACTCCATTGATTTCCTGATACGTTTCGTGACCTTTTCCTGCAACGAGAACAATATCTTTTGGCTCAGCGAATTTTATTGCCATCTTTATCGCTTCTCTTCTGTCTGGAATAGAAGTGTATTTGCTGAAATTCTGCGGTTCTACACCTGCTTCAATTTCTTTGATAATATCTTGAGGATTTTCAGTTCTCGGATTGTCTGTGGTAATGATGGCCAAAGTAGATTTTCTGGTTGCAATTTTCCCCATTTCTGGTCTTTTTGCATGGTCTCTATCTCCGCCACAACCGAAAACGGTAATTAATCTTTCGTTTTTGGTTCTGATTTCGTTGATGGAATCTAAAACATTTTCCAAAGCATCTGGAGTGTGAGCATAATCTACAATGAAGAAAATTCCGCCATCAGATTTTATGGTTTCAAATCTGCCATTCACTCTTTTTAGAGTTGAAATCGCTTGTAAAACTTCTTCTTCATTAAATCCTAATTCTACCGCAATTGCAAAAGCCAAAAGCAAATTATAAACATTGAATTTCCCAGTTAAAGTCGTCCAAAATTCTTTTCCGTTGAAATTTAGAAGCATTCCGTTGAAATCAACTTCTAAAATTTTTCCGTGATAATCTGCCAAAGTTTTCAAAGCGTAATCTTTCTTTTTCGCTTTGGTGTTTTGTAGCATTACATCGCCATTTTTATCATCAGCATTCGTTATAGCTACCGCGGTTTCTGGTAATTCGTCAAAGAATCTTTTTTTGGTTTTCAGATATTCTTCAAACGTTTTATGATAATCAAGATGATCATGCGTAAGATTGGTGAAACCAGCCACAGTAAAGTGTAAACCTTCAATTCTGTCTTGGTGAATTCCGTGAGAAGAAACTTCCATAAAAGCATATTCGCAACCGCTTTCTACAGCTTTTGCCAACATTTGGTTCAATCGGATTACATCTGGAGTGGTGTGAGTTGAAGGAATAATTTCATCACCAATTCTGTATTCTACGGTAGAAATCAGCGCACTTTGATAACCTAAATTTTTGAAAATATCAAAAAGTAGAGTAGAAACGGTGGTTTTTCCGTTGGTTCCAGTAATCCCGATTAATTTCAGATTTTCAGAAGGATTTCCATAAAAGTTAGCAGCGAGTTTGCCTAAAGTTTTAGATGAATTTTTAACTTGAATATAGTTAATTCCATCGATTAATTTTTCTGGTAAAACTTCGCAAACAATGGTTTTCGCTCCCTTTTCGATTGCCGAAGAAATATAAGAATGTCCGTCTGAAACTGTCCCTTTTACAGCAACATAAAGCGAACCTTCGGTAACTTTTCTGCTATCGAATACAATTTCTGAAACTTCCGAACTTAGATTTCCAAAAGTTTCTAAAACGGGAATTTTATGTAATAATTCTGATAAAATCATTTTAATTCTGTAATTCCAAATAAATTCTTTGGTTTTTATTAATGACAGTTCCAGCCATTGGGAACTGATTTTTTATTTTTCCAACACCTTTATAATCAACTCGGTAACCTTGGTTTTCTAATTGTGGAATAATGTTTTTGCCCATTAAACCTTTTAGATTTGGTAGAACTCCGTTTTTCACGTTTACCTTTACATTGGGTTCTAGCATTTTATTAAGGTTCACCTTTTTATCAACTAAAAGCTCTTTTTCTACATTAAGTGGTGTTTTAAGGAACACTTTTCCTGCAATTTCTTTAAAAACTGGCGCCGAAACTACTGAACCATAATATCCTTTTGATGTTTTTGGTTGGTTAACCATCACAATACAAGTGTATTTAGGATTATCTGCTGGGAAAAATCCTGCAAAACTTGCCTGATATTTTGTTGGTCCTGGTTTCCAATATTCAAACCTTGCGGTTCCTGTTTTTCCTGCCAATTTGATGTTTGGCGTAAAAATACTTTTTGCGGTTCCTTTTTCTACCGCTTTTGTAAGCATCGCAGTCATTAGATTAATCGCCTCAGTTGAAGCCATTTTGTCCACCAAAACTTGCGGTTCCGCTTCGTATGAAGTTTTACCATCTTTCATGATTTTTTCTATGAAAAGTGGCTTCACCATTTTTCCTTTGTTGGCAATTCCGTTATAGAATGTAGTGAGCTGTAATAAATTGAGGCTCACACTATAACCATATCCTAGAGAAGCCAATGTAGCTTTATTCCATCTTTTATTTTCTGGCGTTACAATTGAAGGTTTGGTAACACCAGGAAGTTCGATTTCTAATTTTTCAAAAAGTTTCCATCTTTTTAGATGCTTTAAGAAAACATCTGGTTTATCTGCATAATGCTGTGTGATGATTTTTGCCGCACCAATGTTACTTGATTGTGCTAAAATATCACTGATGTCATAGGTTCCACCTGCGTGAGAATCTGTAATTTTTTGGCTGAAATAAGTCCAAGAAATTCCACCAATATTGATTTTGGTATTTTCATCTATGAAACCATCGTCCATTGCCGCTAAAAGCGAAACCGTCTTAAATGTAGAACCTGGTTCTGTAGCATCTTTCAGTGCATAATTGTAAGCATCTATATAATTTCCTTCTTCATTTCTTCTAAGGTTTACCATAGCTCTTACTTTTCCCGTAGCGGTTTCCATCACGAGAACAGAACCATGATCTGCTTCGAAATGTAGCAGTTGTTTTTCTAAAGCAGAATGAGCAATATCTTGAATTCTTAAATCTATTGTGGTGTAAACATCTTGACCGTCAATTGGGTCTTGAACTTTCCAGTAATCAATTGGTTTCCACTGAGATGAATTGATTCTTTGCTCTAATCTTTTGCCATCTGTTCCGGTAAGATATTTAGAAAAAGCGCCTTCCAATCCAGATTTTCCAATCTCGTTATCCATTCCTATGGTTCCAGCACCAATTTGAGCAGTTGCCAGTTCTCTTCGGAATTTTCTATCGATAATGAGACATCTATTTTTCTTAAATTTCCCTGTTTTTTTATCTTTTTTACTGAAAATTGGGAATTTTTTAATTCTGTCATATTGGTCAAAATCTAAACCTCTAACCAATGAAAAATATTGATTTTTCTTCTTTTTTTGTTCGTCAAATATTTTTCGGTAATGAACCCTTGGTTTTCCAAACATTTGGCTTAATGAATCAGTCAATGCGCCAATATTATTGTCGTAAACAGAATCTTTGATGGTCTTAAAATCGATATACGCATCGTATCTCATTACGGTAGTTGCTAAAATAGAACCATCTGATGCAAAAAGGTTTCCACGAGCAGCTTTTAAAGTGGCTTCTCTGTAATTTTTACTGATATAATTGTCTTCAAATTCTTCTACATTGGTATTTTGTAGAAAAAGAATTCTCGCCAAAAACATAATAAATACGATGAAAGCTACCCCTGCAAAAAGGTAACCCCATTTTAACGCTTTTCCGCGTTTGATGTCATATTCATTACTATTTATCGCCATTTTCTAAACTGTCTACTTTTATTAAAAGTTTATGTGGATGATTTTCTAAAGACATCAAAGAATCTCCTTCCATTTCTTTGCTTAGTTCACTTTCCATTCTTACTTTAATCAATCTGCTTTGTGCATAAGCATTTCTAGATTTATATTCTTCTGCTTGTTCTTTAAGTTGGTTTACGGTTTCTATTTTTTTGTTGACCAAGTGATTGCTGTAAATCATAATCATCATTAAGGAAAAAATGAGTAAAAAATATTTGTAATGAACTTTAACTTCATCACGGTTTAAGAAATTTCCCTTCATGATGTCCATGAAAGTAAGTTTCTTCGGTTTTTTATTATATGTTACTCTTTTTGCCACAGACTTTGTCTGATTTTAATTATATTTTTATTCCTATACGCATTTTTGCGCTTCTTGCTCTAGAATTTTCTTCTATTTCTTCTTCTGTTGGAATGATGGCTTTGTTTTTTAACAATTCAAAAGCTTTAGCATAATTTCCATAAATATCTCGTTGTGGTTCTCCTTCGAACATTCCATTTTTTAGGAAACGTTTTACCAATCTGTCTTCTAAAGAATGATAAGAAATCACCACTAATCTTCCTTCTTTTTTCAAGATTTTATAAGACTGTAGCAGCATTTCTTTTAAAACTTCTAGCTCCTGGTTTACCTCTATTCTAATTGCTTGGAATAACTGTGCAAAAAATTTATTTTGCTTAAATTGAGGAATATAACTAAAGACTTTTTTCAAATCTTCGGTGGTTACAATTTCCTTTGATTTCCTAGCATGAACAATTTCTCTAGCCAGTTTTCTGGCTTCTCTTATCTCGCCATAGTAGTAGAAAATATCGGCCAAATGTTCTTCTTCATATTCATTTACTACTTTTCTCGCGTCCAGATGTTGCATCACGTTCATTCTCATGTCTAGAGGTGCATCACTTCTGGTAGAAAAACCACGTTCTGCAGCATCAAACTGATGAGAAGAAACGCCTAAATCTCCTAAAATTCCGTCTACTTCAGTTACGCCGTACATCAAAAGAGAATTTTCTAAAAATCTAAAATTCTGATTGATTAATGTAAATCTTTCATCATCAATTGAATTGTTAAGCGCGTCTAAATCTTGGTCAAAACTGTATAGCTTTCCTTTGCTGGAAAGTCTTTTTAGTATTTCACGAGAATGGCCACCTCCACCGAAAGTTACATCTACGTAAACTCCATCAGGATTAGTGATGAGAGCGTCTATACTTTCCTTTAATAATACAGGATTGTGATACATTCTATTAGATTTAAAAAATTATAAAATTGAGTTGTAGAGATTATTCTTCGTCAAAATTGATGTCGCCCATCACTTCTTCGGTTAGTATCCCGAAATCAACTTCGTTGGTAGCAATTACTTTTTCATACGCTTCTTTGTCCCAAATTTCAAACAGTTCACCTGCTCCAGAAATCACTATTTCTTTATGAAGATTGGCAAATTGTTTTAAATCTTTTGGAATAAGAATTCTCTCAGAAGAATCCAGCTCTACGTTTTTTACACCGGCGGTAAACATTCTGATGAAATCTGCATTCTTTTTCACGAAACGGTTCAGTCCGTTTATCTTTTTCATCAGTTTTTCCCAAGGCTGCATCGGGTAAACTTCTAAGCAATTCTGAAACACAGCACGTTTAATTACAAAGTTCTTATCCTCAGAACTTTGCAATAGTTTTACTAATGACGAAGGAAGCTTTATTCTGCCTTTGTCATCAATCTTGCATTCATATGTTTCGTAGAAATGAATCATTTGGAGCAAATTTATTTATTATTTTCTAAAATTTCCCACTTTTTCCCACTTTTTAACTTAATGTTGATAACTTTTTACCTATAGAGCTTTATGTAGCTAACTTGTTGATTAATAAAATGTTAATAAATGAGTGTGATATGAGGGTAGATGTATGCCCAATTGACATACTTTAAATGAAATTAACATAACAAAAACCGGTCAAAATTCCATTTTTTTTGTATTTTTGCGACAGATACGTTATATGATTTTTAATACCAAAAAGGAGAAGAAATATACATTTATAGAAAGCGGAGAAGGTCATCCTATGGTACTTCTACACGGATTGATGGGAGGCTTAAGTAATTTTGATAAAATGATTACTTATTTCTCAGAAAGAGGCTATAAAGTTTATGTTCCGCAACTTCCTATTTATGATTTGCCAGTGCTGAATACTAATCTTACCAGCATCGCAAAATATGTAGCAAGATTTATAAAAGATAAAATAGGACAACCTGTTACTTTAGTGGGGAATTCTATGGGTGGTCATATTGGCCTTATTCTTACATTAGCTAATCCAGAGTTAGTGCATTCTTTAGTTTTAACAGGAAGTTCTGGTTTGTACGAAAAAAGTTTTGGAGAAACTTTCCCAAGAAGAGGAGATAGAGACTATATCAAAAAGAAAACAGAAGAAGTTTTCTTTGATCCGAAAGTAGCTACAGATGAATTAGTAGACGAGGTTTTCGCGGTGGTAAATGATAGAATGAAAGGCATTAAAACAGTGCTTTTAGCGAAAAGTGCCATCAAACATAATATGTTGCATGATTTGCCAAAAATAAAACAACCAACTTGTATTATTTGGGGAAAACAAGACGGAGTGACTCCACCAGATGTAGCAGAAGAAATGGATAGACAAATTCCTAATTCAGATTTGTTCTGGTTAGATGAATGCGGTCATGCTGCGATGATGGAAAAACCAGAAGAATTTAATGAAATTCTTTACAACTGGTTAAAAGATAAAATTTAGAATTAAGAAGAAAAAATAATGATGGAAGTTGAAAAGCTTCCATTTTTTGAATATGATAGTAAAGACTGTAAACTTTGTAAAATCTAGTGGGAAATGGCAAGAATGCCCAGAACCTACGATTCCTGAATATGCTTTTATCGGGAGAAGTAACGTGGGGAAATCTTCGTTAATCAATGCCATTATGAATCATAAAGATTTGGCAAAAACTTCGCAAACTCCTGGTAAAACACAATTGATTAATCATTTTTTGGTGAATGAAAATTGGTATCTCACTGATTTACCTGGCTATGGTTATGCTAAGGTTTCTAAAAGTTTGAGAAAAGATTTTGAAAAACTCATCACCAATTATATTCTGAATAGAAAAAATTTGGTAAACCTTTTTGTTTTAGTTGATATAAGACATACTCCTCAAAAAATAGATTTAGAATTTATGGAATGGTGCGGAGAAAATGGAGTGCCGTTTTCTATCGTTTTTACCAAGCAAGATAAGTTAAAACCAGGAGCTGCAGACAGAAATGTAGAAGTATATAAAACCAAACTTCTAGAAACTTGGGAAGATTTACCAGATATTTATATTACTTCAGCCGAAAAGAAAATGGGTGGTGATGAAATTCTGAAATTTATTGAAAAAACCAATGCTTATCTGGTTAAAAATAAAGTGAAGTTCTCCTAAAAAACTTTTTTAAGCTTAAAGATTTCTATTAAAATGAAAGACATTATCTGGAAAATAAAATCATTCGAAGAGTTATCTATTCATGAATTGTATGAGATTTTGAAAGTGAGACAAGAGGTTTTTGTAGTAGAGCAAACTTGTTATTACTTAGATGCAGATGGGTATGACCAGAAAGCGCTTCATCTTTTTGCAGAAAAAGAAGGGAAAGTAGTAGCATATTGCAGAATTTTTCCTGAAGGTGTAAAATATCCAGAAACTTCCATCGGAAGAGTTCTTACTCATCCTGATTTTAGAAATTTAAAATTAGGAAAAACTCTTATCCAATTTGCTTTAGAAACGATAGAAACCAGATTTAGCACCACTGAATGTAGAATTTCTGCACAAGATTATCTCATTAAATTTTATAGTGATTTTGGGTTTCAAGACACTGGGAAAAAATATTTGGAAGATGATATTCCACATACAGAAATGGTGAGAATGTAACAATTTCCACAAATCTTAAGTAACTAATAAACGAGTTATTATGAATTTTGAAAATTACACACAAGAAAAGCAAACGATAGATTTAGTTAAGGCAAATTTTGTAGCAATCAAATACTTTTTATTTTTTTCATTTATTTTCTTGTTGCCATTTTATTTAATTTGGGGGATTGATTATTTTCATATTATAAAATCTGAAAGTTTTTTAATCAGATTGTTTCTCTCTGTATTTATTCCAGTTTTCGGGATTGTTATTCATGAATTAATCCATGGAATTTTCTTTGCAAAATATGCTTCTAAAGGTTTTAAATCTGTAAAATTTGGTGTTCTTTTGAAAATGCTAACACCTTATTGTCATTGTAAAGAACCTTTAAAAATTAAACATTACATTATAGCATTACTTGCACCATTAGTAATTTTAGGAATTTTTCCTGCGATTGTAGGAATTTTAATAGGAAATTTTGGTTTAACTATTTTTGGAATTTTCTTTAGTGGAGCAGCTGCTGGTGATTTAATGATATATAATCTCATCAAAAAAGAAAATCCTGAAGATTATGTTCAAGATCATCCTTCTGAAGCGGGTTATTATATTTTCAGAAAAAAATAAATCCATCAACTTGATGGATTTTGTTTATTTCAGTAACCCTAATTCGCCGAAATGTTTTTTGAATTTGGCTACTTTTGGACCTACTACAGCGCTGCAATAAGGCTGATTAGGATTGATTTCAAAATAATTTTGGTGATATTTCTCTGCGCTCCAGAATTTTTCAAAAGGAACAATTTCGGTGACATATTTTCCGTTCCATTTTCCTGATTTTTCTGAATTTTCTAAAGAAATTTTTGATTCTTCTTTTTGTTTTTCAGAGTGATAAAAAATTACAGAACGATATTGTGTTCCTACATCTTCTCCTTGTCTATTAAGTGTAGTAGGATTATGCAAGAACCAAAAAGATTCTAACAACTGAGAAAAAGAAATTACTTTCGGGTCAAAGGCAATTTGTACCACTTCTGCATGACCCGTTTCACCTGTACAAACTTCTTCGTAAGTAGGGTTTTCTTTATGACCACCAGAATAGCCAGATGTTACAGATTCTACACCTTTTAACATGTCAAAACATGCTTCTACACACCAAAAACAACCGCCACCAAACGTAGCATATTCTAGATTTTTGTTTTCCATTTTAAGATTTTTTTTCTTTGAAACTTTATTTTCTTGTCCGTTACAAGAAACGAGTAAAAAACTCATCAAAAATAAAAAAAACTTCTTCATTTACTAATAACGAAGAAGTTTTTATTTTTATTACAGTAATAGTTAAAATCTTTTACCAATAGAGATGCCAATTCTTGGGAAGGCATCATCTGTATTTTTTACACAAAATCTTCTTCCTAAACCGCCAAAAACTTCGCCAACTAAATTATTGCTGGTCAATAATTTAAAACCAATGGCTGCTCCAAAACCAAAATTGGTTTCGTTTTTCCAACCAAGTATTTGGTAATTATTGTTATCATAATTCTCGTAATGATAATTGGTAAGAGAAGTATTGGCTTCTACAAAGAACCCTGCATTTTCTTTTTTGCCAAAATAAATTCTGTAATAAGGTGCAAAACCATAATTGAAATAAAGGTTTTCCTTAGAATCAAGAGAAACTGCTGCAGAAATACCTACTGATTGATTGTTTTGAAGTAATCTTTCGTACGTAATTTCAGGAGCACCAATAATAGAGTTTAAAAGATTGAGTTTGATTTCATTTTTTTGTGATTGAGAGAACGCAAGAGCGCATATAGCGAGCGCAAAAATAGTTGTTAGTTTTTTCATATTTTATTGATTTTGATTAAAACAAAAATATTACTTTTATCATCATCTAGACTAATGATTAACATTATTTAACTAAAAAAAACCGAAGAATTTCTTCGGTTTTTTATAAATATAAGGATTTTAAGTCTTAAGAAGTAGGAATTTCTCCTTTGAATAAGAAAGAAATAATTTCTTTGTTTACTTTATCCATCATTTCGCTGAACAAATGGAAAGACTCTTGTTTGTAAATTACCAATGGGTCTTTTTGCTCATAAACTGCACCTTGTGAAGATTTACGTAAATCATCCATTTCTTTAAGGTGATGTTTCCAGTTTTCGTCTATAATGGTTAAACAGATATTCTTCTCGAAATCATTAATCATAGATTCGCACTGAGTTTCATAAGCTTGCTTAAGATCAGTAACGATGGTAAGTGTTTTGGTTCCGTCAGAGAAAGGTACTTGTACGTTTTTGAACATGTGACCTTGCTGTTTGAACACATTTTCTATGATTGGGAAAGAGTTTTCTTTCAATAAAACCAATCTGTTTTTATAATCTTCTTCTGCTTTTTTGAAAACGATATCTGTGATTTCTTTTTCAGTTTTTGCCTTGAATTCAGCTTCAGTAAGTGGAGCTTCCATCGTGAAGAATTTGATGATTTCGTATTCAAATTCTTTGAATTGGTTGCCTCCTTTTGTATTGCTTACGATAGATGCTGCTACATCATAAATGGTATTAATGATGTCATATTTTAAATGGTCGCCAAACAATGCATTTTTTCTACGTTTGTAGATTACATCACGTTGTTTGTTCATTACATCATCATATTCTAGCAATCTTTTTCTGATACCGAAGTTGTTTTCTTCTACTTTTTTCTGAGCTCTTTCGATAGATTTGGTAATCATAGAGTGCTGAATAACTTCGCCTTCTTTGTGTCCCATTTTATCCATCATTTTTGCGATTCTTTCAGAACCGAAAAGTCTCATTAAGTTATCTTCCAGAGAAACATAGAATTGAGAACTTCCTGGGTCTCCTTGTCTACCAGCTCTACCTCTTAACTGTCTGTCTACACGTCTAGAATCGTGTCTTTCAGTACCTATAATTGCTAAACCTCCGTTTGCTTTTACGTCTCCTTGAAGTTTAATGTCGGTACCACGACCAGCCATGTTGGTAGCAATAGTTACTACACCAGCTCTACCAGCTTCAGCTACGATGTCAGCTTCTTTCTTGTGCAATTTCGCATTCAATACATTATGCGGGATTTTTCTTAATTGAAGTGCTTTTGACAAGAACTGAGAAATTTCTACAGAAGTTGTACCAACGAGTATTGGTCTTCCTGCTGCAGTAAGTCTTTCGATTTCGTCAATTACTGCATTGAATTTTTCTCTGTTGGTTTTATAAACTAAATCTTGTCTATCATCTCTGATGATTGGTCTGTTGGTAGGAATTACTACTACGTCTAATTTATAAATTTGCCAGAATTCTCCTGCTTCAGTTTCTGCAGTACCAGTCATCCCAGCTAATTTGTTATACATTCTGAAGTAGTTCTGTAACGTAATGGTAGCGAAAGTTTGTGTAGCTGCTTCGATTTTTACATTTTCTTTAGCTTCAATCGCTTGGTGAAGTCCGTCAGAATAACGTCTTCCTTCCATGATACGTCCAGTTTGCTCGTCTACAATTTTTACTTCTCCATCGATGACTACATATTCATCATCTTTTTCGAATAAAGTATATGCTTTTAATAGTTGATTTAAAGTGTGAATTCTTTCCGATTTTACTGCATAATTTCTGAAAAGTTCTTCTTTTTGAGCAAATTCTTCTTCTTTAGTAAGATTTTTTGCCTCTAGTTCAGCAATCAAGGTTCCGATGTCTTCTAAAACGAAGAAATTGGCATCTTGGTTCCCTTGAGACATATATTCTACACCTTTGTCTGTAAGGTCTATTTGATTATTTTTCTCGTCGATTACAAAATAAAGATCTTTATCTACAATACGCATTCTCTTGCTATTGTCTTGCATGTATTCTCCTTCTGTTTTTTGTAAAAGCACTCTTATTCCTTCTTCTGAAAGGAATTTGATGAGGTGTTTGTTTTTAGGCAAACCTCTGTAAGCTTGCAAAAGTTTAAAACCACCGTCTGTTTTATTACCTGCAGCAATTAATTTCTTCGCTTCGGTTAATAAATTAGAAACGATTTGTTTCTGAACAGCTACAATTCTGTCTACAGATGGTTTTAAAACATCGAATTCTTGTCTGTCACCTTGAGGAATTGGTCCAGAAATAATGAGTGGAGTTCTCGCATCATCAATTAATACAGAGTCAACTTCGTCTACAATTGCAAAATTTAATTCACCTTGAACTAATTCTTCAGGCGAAGAAACCATGTTGTCTCTTAAATAGTCAAAACCGAACTCATTATTGGTTCCATAAGTGATATCTGCTTGATAAGCTTTTCTTCTCGCATCAGTATTAGGTTGATGTAAATCGATACAATCGATGCTTAAACCGTGGAACTGATAAATTGGACCCATCCAAGCCGAGTCTCTTTTTGCCAAGTAATCATTCACGGTAACTACGTGAACACCACGACCAGGAAGTGCATTTAAGTAAATAGGTAGCGTTCCTACTAAAGTTTTACCTTCACCAGTTGCCATTTCGGCGATTCTACCACTGTGAAGTGCAACCCCACCGATAAATTGGGTGTCATAGTGAACCATGTCCCAAACTACTTCTTTACCAGCAGCATCCCATTTATTTTTCCAGAAAGCTTTGTCTCCTTTAATTTCTACAAAATCTTTAGCAGCAGCTAATTCTTGGTCATGCTCAGTTGCTGTAACGGTAAGTCCGCCATTTTGAGCCAATCTTCTTGCAGTTTCTTTGATAACCGCAAAAGCTTCTGGAAGAATATCGTTCAAAACTTTTTCTTCAATTTGATAAGAATCCTTTTTCAGCGTTTCAATTTGCCCAAAAAGTTTTTCTTTTTCGTCTACGTCAGAAGATTTTGCAATTTGCTCATGAACTTCTACTACCTGATTGGTAATGTGTTCTGTAGCTGCATCAATTTTATCTTTGAATTCTTGAGTTTTTGCTCTCAATTCATCATCCGAAAGCTCGGCAATTGCGGGCTCTACTTTCTTAATTTTGTCTACAACTTTTTTGATTTCTTTGAGGTCTTTAGCGTTTTTGTCGCCTAAGAATCCTTGAAGAACTTTATTTAAAAAACTCATAATAATTGCTTTTGGCTAGTAGCAAAATGCTTCAGCCATATTAACGTTAAATTTATAAAAATTCAAAAAAAAGCCGATTGCCGATTGCCGACAGCCAACTGCATTTTTTAGTATTCGTCTTCGTTCCAGAGGAAGTCTTCGTCTGTAGGATAATCACTCCAGACTTCTTCTATGCTTTCATAGATTTCTCCTTCGTCTTCAATGGCTTGAAGATTTTCTACTACTTCCAT contains the following coding sequences:
- a CDS encoding UDP-N-acetylmuramoyl-L-alanyl-D-glutamate--2,6-diaminopimelate ligase, whose protein sequence is MILSELLHKIPVLETFGNLSSEVSEIVFDSRKVTEGSLYVAVKGTVSDGHSYISSAIEKGAKTIVCEVLPEKLIDGINYIQVKNSSKTLGKLAANFYGNPSENLKLIGITGTNGKTTVSTLLFDIFKNLGYQSALISTVEYRIGDEIIPSTHTTPDVIRLNQMLAKAVESGCEYAFMEVSSHGIHQDRIEGLHFTVAGFTNLTHDHLDYHKTFEEYLKTKKRFFDELPETAVAITNADDKNGDVMLQNTKAKKKDYALKTLADYHGKILEVDFNGMLLNFNGKEFWTTLTGKFNVYNLLLAFAIAVELGFNEEEVLQAISTLKRVNGRFETIKSDGGIFFIVDYAHTPDALENVLDSINEIRTKNERLITVFGCGGDRDHAKRPEMGKIATRKSTLAIITTDNPRTENPQDIIKEIEAGVEPQNFSKYTSIPDRREAIKMAIKFAEPKDIVLVAGKGHETYQEINGVRHHFDDKETIIELYKLMSK
- a CDS encoding penicillin-binding transpeptidase domain-containing protein, which gives rise to MAINSNEYDIKRGKALKWGYLFAGVAFIVFIMFLARILFLQNTNVEEFEDNYISKNYREATLKAARGNLFASDGSILATTVMRYDAYIDFKTIKDSVYDNNIGALTDSLSQMFGKPRVHYRKIFDEQKKKKNQYFSLVRGLDFDQYDRIKKFPIFSKKDKKTGKFKKNRCLIIDRKFRRELATAQIGAGTIGMDNEIGKSGLEGAFSKYLTGTDGKRLEQRINSSQWKPIDYWKVQDPIDGQDVYTTIDLRIQDIAHSALEKQLLHFEADHGSVLVMETATGKVRAMVNLRRNEEGNYIDAYNYALKDATEPGSTFKTVSLLAAMDDGFIDENTKINIGGISWTYFSQKITDSHAGGTYDISDILAQSSNIGAAKIITQHYADKPDVFLKHLKRWKLFEKLEIELPGVTKPSIVTPENKRWNKATLASLGYGYSVSLNLLQLTTFYNGIANKGKMVKPLFIEKIMKDGKTSYEAEPQVLVDKMASTEAINLMTAMLTKAVEKGTAKSIFTPNIKLAGKTGTARFEYWKPGPTKYQASFAGFFPADNPKYTCIVMVNQPKTSKGYYGSVVSAPVFKEIAGKVFLKTPLNVEKELLVDKKVNLNKMLEPNVKVNVKNGVLPNLKGLMGKNIIPQLENQGYRVDYKGVGKIKNQFPMAGTVINKNQRIYLELQN
- a CDS encoding FtsL-like putative cell division protein, which gives rise to MAKRVTYNKKPKKLTFMDIMKGNFLNRDEVKVHYKYFLLIFSLMMIMIYSNHLVNKKIETVNQLKEQAEEYKSRNAYAQSRLIKVRMESELSKEMEGDSLMSLENHPHKLLIKVDSLENGDK
- the rsmH gene encoding 16S rRNA (cytosine(1402)-N(4))-methyltransferase RsmH, producing MYHNPVLLKESIDALITNPDGVYVDVTFGGGGHSREILKRLSSKGKLYSFDQDLDALNNSIDDERFTLINQNFRFLENSLLMYGVTEVDGILGDLGVSSHQFDAAERGFSTRSDAPLDMRMNVMQHLDARKVVNEYEEEHLADIFYYYGEIREARKLAREIVHARKSKEIVTTEDLKKVFSYIPQFKQNKFFAQLFQAIRIEVNQELEVLKEMLLQSYKILKKEGRLVVISYHSLEDRLVKRFLKNGMFEGEPQRDIYGNYAKAFELLKNKAIIPTEEEIEENSRARSAKMRIGIKI
- the mraZ gene encoding division/cell wall cluster transcriptional repressor MraZ; protein product: MIHFYETYECKIDDKGRIKLPSSLVKLLQSSEDKNFVIKRAVFQNCLEVYPMQPWEKLMKKINGLNRFVKKNADFIRMFTAGVKNVELDSSERILIPKDLKQFANLHKEIVISGAGELFEIWDKEAYEKVIATNEVDFGILTEEVMGDINFDEE
- a CDS encoding alpha/beta fold hydrolase, yielding MIFNTKKEKKYTFIESGEGHPMVLLHGLMGGLSNFDKMITYFSERGYKVYVPQLPIYDLPVLNTNLTSIAKYVARFIKDKIGQPVTLVGNSMGGHIGLILTLANPELVHSLVLTGSSGLYEKSFGETFPRRGDRDYIKKKTEEVFFDPKVATDELVDEVFAVVNDRMKGIKTVLLAKSAIKHNMLHDLPKIKQPTCIIWGKQDGVTPPDVAEEMDRQIPNSDLFWLDECGHAAMMEKPEEFNEILYNWLKDKI
- the yihA gene encoding ribosome biogenesis GTP-binding protein YihA/YsxC, producing the protein MIVKTVNFVKSSGKWQECPEPTIPEYAFIGRSNVGKSSLINAIMNHKDLAKTSQTPGKTQLINHFLVNENWYLTDLPGYGYAKVSKSLRKDFEKLITNYILNRKNLVNLFVLVDIRHTPQKIDLEFMEWCGENGVPFSIVFTKQDKLKPGAADRNVEVYKTKLLETWEDLPDIYITSAEKKMGGDEILKFIEKTNAYLVKNKVKFS
- a CDS encoding GNAT family N-acetyltransferase, producing the protein MKDIIWKIKSFEELSIHELYEILKVRQEVFVVEQTCYYLDADGYDQKALHLFAEKEGKVVAYCRIFPEGVKYPETSIGRVLTHPDFRNLKLGKTLIQFALETIETRFSTTECRISAQDYLIKFYSDFGFQDTGKKYLEDDIPHTEMVRM